Proteins encoded within one genomic window of Actinoplanes octamycinicus:
- a CDS encoding ATP-binding protein, translated as MDPVRNPYAPGAGQRPPELAGRGRELDAFDIVLERVARGRPERSLVLTGLRGVGKTVLLNTLRSAAIGRLWGTGKIEARPDQSLRRPVSGALHMAIRELAPHHRDPERVDEVLGVLKAFALRANDANGKIRDRWAPGIDVPPARGRADSGDIEIDLVELFTDAASLATDVGTGIALFIDEMQDLSATDVSALCAACHELSQLGAPLIVVGAGLPHLPAVLSAAKSYSERLFRYQRIDRLDRDAADYALAVPAEREDVDYEQEALDLLYEKSGGYPYFVQAYGKATWDHAPQSPITADDVRVAAPEAESELAVGFFGSRFERATPAEREYMRAMAALSNDPGNDMDAAVPTSDIAVALGRKPASLSPARDALIKKGLIYSGERGTVAFTVPHFGRYLRTQPV; from the coding sequence ATGGATCCGGTGCGGAACCCGTATGCCCCCGGCGCCGGTCAGCGCCCGCCCGAGCTGGCCGGACGCGGCCGTGAGCTGGACGCCTTCGACATCGTCCTGGAGCGGGTGGCCCGCGGCCGCCCGGAGCGCAGCCTGGTCCTCACCGGCCTGCGCGGGGTCGGCAAGACGGTGCTGCTCAACACGCTGCGCTCGGCCGCGATCGGCCGGCTGTGGGGCACCGGCAAGATCGAGGCGCGGCCCGACCAGTCGCTGCGCCGCCCGGTCTCCGGCGCACTGCACATGGCGATCCGCGAGCTGGCCCCGCACCACCGCGACCCGGAGCGGGTGGACGAGGTGCTCGGCGTGCTCAAGGCGTTCGCGCTGCGGGCCAACGACGCGAACGGCAAGATCCGGGACCGCTGGGCGCCGGGCATCGACGTGCCGCCGGCGCGCGGCCGGGCCGACTCCGGCGACATCGAGATCGACCTGGTCGAGCTCTTCACCGACGCGGCGTCGCTGGCCACCGACGTGGGCACCGGGATCGCCCTGTTCATCGACGAGATGCAGGACCTGAGCGCGACCGACGTGTCGGCGCTCTGCGCGGCCTGCCACGAGCTGTCCCAGCTCGGCGCGCCGCTGATCGTGGTCGGCGCCGGGCTGCCGCACCTGCCCGCGGTGCTGTCCGCCGCCAAGTCGTACTCCGAGCGGCTGTTCCGCTACCAGCGGATCGACCGGCTGGATCGGGACGCGGCCGACTACGCGCTCGCGGTGCCGGCCGAGCGCGAGGACGTGGACTACGAGCAGGAGGCGCTGGACCTGCTCTACGAGAAGTCCGGCGGGTATCCGTACTTCGTGCAGGCGTACGGCAAGGCCACCTGGGACCACGCGCCGCAGTCGCCGATCACCGCGGACGACGTCCGGGTCGCCGCGCCGGAGGCGGAGAGCGAGCTGGCGGTCGGCTTCTTCGGCTCCCGCTTCGAGCGGGCCACCCCGGCCGAGCGGGAGTACATGCGGGCGATGGCCGCGCTCTCCAACGATCCGGGCAACGACATGGACGCCGCGGTGCCGACCTCGGACATCGCCGTGGCGCTCGGCCGCAAGCCGGCCAGCCTCTCCCCGGCCCGGGACGCGCTGATCAAAAAAGGACTCATCTACTCCGGCGAGCGGGGCACGGTGGCGTTCACCGTCCCGCACTTCGGTCGCTACCTCAGAACGCAGCCGGTGTGA